The Gimesia chilikensis genome contains the following window.
AGAACTCAGGAAAACCAGGAAGCAATGGCAACAATTTGCTTTGGTGGGAAACTATTTGTAATCGGAGTTACTAGCGCCGTGCCGCTCAGTTTCTGTTGGGAGCTTTTATTGATCACTGTTGGGCGAGCCAACAGTGCCACCCGCAACTCGAAGGTAACCACTTGGTTCTGATCGTTTGCATTATAGTGCATACGCGCCGGTTATTCCCAATATTGTTCCCAGTTGTCGGCGAAGGCGGCTTTGAGGCGGGCCAGGTAGGCGTCGGTTTTAATCTTGGCCATCCAGAGGTTGGGACCTGTGCCGCCTTTGCAGATGACTCCTTCGGCGACTGCGTATTTCCCGGCGCGGACGTCGCTGGTGAACTGGCCGGTGAAGCGACCTCGATAGACGACGCGGGCGACTGGCAGGTGGCCGAAGTCTTCCAGGAACTGTGCGGGGCCGAGCAGCTGATTTTCAATGGCGACATCGAAGAGGATCAGCTGTTTGTCATCGTCGGCATTGTGTCGACCGGCGAAAGAACGGGGGCCCAGGAATTCGGTGAAGTCGGTCACTTCGCGGCTGGCGAAGTCCGGTCTGGCTAAGAGGGTGGACTGGAGTGGTGCCGCGAACTGATCCAGGAACAAAGCGGGTGCCTGGGCGAGTTCCGGGTGGTCCTCTGTGAAGGCGGCGATGCCCCGGTCGTCCAGATCAAAACGGTTGCGGCGGGTGCCAAAGGCGTACCAGCCCAGTTCCGGTTCCCAGACCCAGTGCAGATTGGTGCCGTCGTATTTCTCGAAAGCGATGCATTTTTCCAGCGGGGCAGCGCGGCTGTCGGGGATTTTGGGATAAGCGAGTTTGATACGCGGCATGGGACATGTTCCCGGTTCTGATTTTTTTTAAAACATGGTTTTCTCAACTAGACCGGATTTCGAGGGAGATGTTCGTGGGGCTGGTTTGGTGTCTGATTTTCACTGGTTGATGTGGACTGGTTCTGCTGATGCCGATGTGTAGGATACGTGGTTCGTTACGCAAAGATATGGATCGATTTGCAGTCGGGCTATTCCAGTTTAATGAGCGGCAAGGCGCCAGGCGCCGGTAAAAGATTCAGCGTTGATCCTGATTACCGGTGGCTATCGCCATTCCGCTCACAGGGGAGTGTTAGATGGTAAACCATCGAGAACGGGACCAGGTGGATCGTCGCGAGGAAAGCAGAGAGACTGACGCGGTCTCTAACTTCTGTATTAATCTTGATGTTGATTCTGTCGAACGGCAGCGGGGTGTCAAGACAAAATTTTGTCCCGATGTGGCCGGATTTTGTCCTGGTGTGTCCTGGATTTTGTCCCGGTCTGGCCGAGGTGTGTCCTGGTTTGCCCTGAACTTGGGGAAGAGAACATTTCGCATTGGTTCAGAATGTTCCGGTGGAAACAGGGTGAAAAGCGGTGGAGGTTCAGGTGGATGTGGGGCACTGGTGGCGACTGTGCCGGTGGGCGTCGCCCCGCCTCGCGCGCGAGCCAGAGGGGAAGTAGCTTACGATTCGGGAGGCGTGGATCAAGGGGAATCTGTTCAGCAGGGAGTGCGGGAGGTTCAGTGGGGAGGTTTTCAGGTGGGGTGGGAAGTCGAATTATTTTCAAAAGGAGAGGTGCTGAGGAGCGTTCGTAATTTTGTGCTGACAGTTTCCTGCTCGCTGCGCTCGGCCCGAATTGCATTCGGGCTTACCCGTTGTGTTTGGAGTGGGATGGCGTTGGCTGCCTGATGATGTCAGCAGTCAACACTAATTACCGGCGGGTAGCGCCTTGCCGCTCACGAGGATGTGTTATGAATTTCCTTCAGAAGTTTGATGGTCTGGAAAGTCGCGAGGCGGGCGGACACGTGGGTCCGCGCCCTACGGAAGGGTTGGGTGTGTTTATTGTCATTGATTGACAACATTGGTGCGGGCAAGTAGCCTGCTGGTAAGGATTTCTTAATCATGTTTTGCATTGTGCTGTTGATGCTGCCTGCCTCCTCAAGAAGGAATATAACCATGCCTGCCTCTCGTCCTCTCCGCCGTTCCCTGGCTGGAATGACTCTGTTTGTTTTCGCGTTACTGATTTCCACATTGTCTGCACTGGCGGCAGAGCGAGGGCCGTATGCGGTTGAAGTGCGGAAGAACGTGATGGTGCCCATGCGGGACGGAGTGAAGCTGGCGACGGACGTCTATCTACCTGTGGAAGATGGAGATGTGCTGGACGGGAAACTGCCGACGATTCTGGAGCGGCGTCCTTATAACAAGAACGGGTGTAAGACATCAGGCATGTATTACGCTTCGCACGGGTATGCGTTCGTGGCCCAGGATACGCGGGGCCGATATGCGTCGGAGGGTGTGTGGCACATGTTGACCGATGATGGTCGCGATGGTGTCGACACGGCGGCGTGGATTGGTGAGCAGCCCTGGTCGAATGCGGAGATCGGGATGATCGGAACTTCGTATGTCGGCGGAACCCAGCACGCGCTGGCGATGGAGAAGGCTCCCGAGCTGAAGACCGTGATTCCGGTGGATGCGATGTCGAACCTGGGCTATGCCAGCATGCGTAACGGAGGGGCGTTTGAGCTGCGGTTCTGGAACTGGATCTATCTGAATGCGGGCAAAGGAAGCCGTCAGTCACTTGATGCGGGAACCGCGGCTGTGCTGAAGGAGATGGCTGAGAACCGGATGGAATATCTGCATCGACTGCCGTTACGGAAAGGGATGACGCCGCTGAAGCTGGCTTCCGAATACGAAGACTGGCTGGTCGCGGGGATGCAGCATGGGGCCAACGATGACTTCTGGATTCAGAACAATATCATCGATTACCCGGAGAAGTACAAAGACATTCCGGTGTACCTGGTGAGTGGCTGGTACGATTCGTGGAGCAGCAATAACACGGCCAATTTTCAGGTGCTGTCGAAAACGATCAAAGGTCCCGTGTACATGATCATGGGGCCCTGGATTCACGGGCAGCAGGGAGCGTACTCACATGGTCAGGTGACGTTTGGAAAAGCCGCTGCGATCGCGGATCCCCTGGGCTGGCGGAAGGAGTGGTACGATCACTGGCTGAAGGGGAAGGAGAACAGTGTCGGGAAAGCAGCTCCGTTTGAAACGCCGGTACGGATTTTCGTGATGGGAACCGGCGATGGTTCAAAGACCGTGGACGGTAAACTGAATCATGGCGGATACTGGCGGAACGAGCAGGAGTGGCCACTGGAACGGACCGTATACACCAGGTTTCATCTGCAACCTGCAGGCGGGTTGGCGACTGATGCTCCTGAAGTACAGGCTGCGAAGACCAGCCTGCTGTTCGATCCGGAGAATCCGGTGCCGACGATCGGGGGAAACATTTCCAGTGGAAATGACATTCTGGTGCAGGGGGGCTGGGATCAGAAGGGGAGCGAGAAGATCTGGAATTTCACGCATCCGACTCCGCTGTCGGCCCGCGATGATGTGCTGGTCTTTCAGACGGAACCTCTGAAAGAGGATCTGGAAGTCACAGGGGAACTGGCAGTGAAGCTCTGGATTTCTTCCTCTGCTGTCGACACCGACTTTACGGCGAAGCTGGTTGACGTGTATCCACCAAGCAGTGATTTCCCGGGCGGGTTTGACCTGAATATCGGCGACGGGATTATCCGGACACGGTTCCGCGATTCACTGAAGGAAGAAAAACTGATGGAGCCGGGTGAGATTTATCCGGTGACGATCAAGCTCTATCCGACTTCGAACGTATTCAAGAAGGGGCACCGGATCCGCGTGGATATTTCGAGCAGTAACTTTCCGCGGTTTGACGTGAACCCGAATACGGGGGAGCCGTTGAATGACAATCGGTTGAAGCAGACCGCGATCAATACGGTGTATCACGACGCGGCGCATCCTTCGCATATTCTGCTGCCCGTGATTCCCAAGGGAGACTGAGGGGGAGATTTAAGATCAGGACATGAAAAAACGGCCAGGGAAAAAAGGCTTTCCCTGGCCGTGTCTTTTCTTAAGATGGTCGTCGCTCGGGCTTAGTATTCGCCGATGATGTTACCATCTGATTTGTGACCCAGGTTCTGCCAGGTACCGAGGTTGATATTTTCGGAGATGAACTGCACGCGTCCGTCACAGAACAGAGTGTGCACACCGCCGACGTGTTTGCTGCGGGCTCCCAGCAGTGCGGAACCGCCGGTGCTCTGAGCACATTCAAGGAGATCTGTGTTCGGTCCCACCAGTGTGGTATAGCTCCAGGCGGGCATCGACTGGGCGTAGAACCAGGAGTAACCCCGGGTCTTGGTTGTGGCTGATCCGGTACAGACAGTACCCGAGGTGGCGTTGACGTTAGCAAACGCGCTACCGACTTCGCATTCAGAGACCATCATGGTGTTGGATGTACCGTCTTCGATGTCCCGGATTTGAGTTTTACTGTTCAGGAACATGACTGAGCGACCATTGTTCTGGTAGGTCGATCCGCCAGCTGCGTAGCCACCGGAGTCTGCAGTACAGGTGACGTAGTTAGTCGGTCCATAGCCAGACTGACCTGTGGTGCCACGGTTACCGGGATCACTGGGGCAGCGGTAAGCAGGAAGTTCATTGTTCATGGCTGTGGCGTTGGTACCTGTTCTACCGGGCTCAATGCTCCAGTCGATCTGATTGTAGAGAGGAGCCTGGTCCATGGAAGCCAGAATACGGGCCTGCCAGCTGATCATGCTGGTTTCCCATTCTGTGGTGGCACCCTGGCGACGGATCGTTGCGGGGGGGAAAGTGCCGAAGGTGTCGTGGTAATTGTGCAGGGCCAGACCGATCTGCTTCAGATTGTTCTTACAGGTGGAGCGACGGGCCGCTTCACGTGCCTGTTGAACAGCGGGAAGGAGCAGAGCGATGAGGATGGCGATAATGGCGATGACCACCAGCAGTTCGATGAGTGTGAAGCCCCGACGGCGGTTAGACAAAAGCGCTTTCATAGTTTGATTGATCCATCTACTAGAAGGGTATTGAAAAAAAATCTGAAAGAGTTTCAGTGAACGATCGAAAGAAGATGTTATTTGGCTTCCAGGGTGAAGTCAGCGGTGTTTTCGCCGGCCGCGATGTCCTGTTTCAGGGTCGTGCTGGCGTTGTATTTGGCCGGGAGATACTGTTTTTCGATCTCGATTTTCTGGCCGTCCGACTCCTGAAATTTCCCGGTCTTACGGGTCGCGGTGATCTGGACTTTATTGTTCCCGACAGCGGGACCCTGTTCGGCGGGAATCTTATAGGCTCCGTCGGTGATGGTCGCCTGAACGGCTTTCCCACGCAGGGGGTTGCCGGAGGCATCGACATCGGGGACGAAGAGAATATTGCCTGCGGGCAGCGGTTTGCCGTCGAAGGTGACGGTACCGGAAACGGAGGCGCGTTCGATGTGTTCTGCTGAGCCACCGAAGCAGCCGACGAGGAGAGAGCAACTGATTAAGGTCAGCGCAAACGGAGCGCGAGCGCTAATTTGAAACATGGTGTACCTGCATTCAAAATAGAGGGAGGTAAAACGTGCTGTGCAGAAAGAAAGCGATCGCTAGATCACAGCTGTAGAGGTACCACTCAACTGGTTTCAGGAATGGGTTACAGTCTTGAATCAGGCAGGAATCTGGGGCGAGCTTCACTTCATCAAACACTCATTATAGCGATGAGGTATCGGTTGTGTGTAGAAAAAATGAAAAATAAAAGAATGAGGATTTGAAAATAATGGGCAAGTTGCAGTCAGTCTTCCATCTCTCTGGCTTTAGCGAGTGCGGAGGCGACCAGACCAGCGGGGATCGAAACGATACCCAGCCCTGCAGCGAGGATAAAGAATGTGAAGATTTTTCCACCTGCTGTGATCGGATAGATATCCCCGTAACCGACGGTGGTCAAAGTAGACACTGCCCACCACAGGCTATGAAAAACAGAGCTGAAAGCTTCCGGCTGGGCAGGGTTCTCAAAGTGATAGATTCCGACTGCGGCCAGGTAAATGATAATCAGCGTGGCGAAGAGGAATAAAGCCAGTTCCTCTTTGGCAATGAGAAAGGCTCTGTGGAAACGTCTGGCAGCGGCACTGTAGCGGGCCAGTTTAAAAATTCGGACGAGTCGCAGGAGTCGGAAGGCTCTGAGTGATCTAAAATCCAACCCCATACCCAGATAGAAAGGGAGAATCGCCAGTAGGTCAATAAGACCAAAGAATGATAAGATGAAAGCAGGCCTGTTGCTGGCAACCAGGACCCGGGCGAGATACTCCACAGTGAAAATGATCACGCTGACAATCTCAATGCCCCTGAGAAAGGTTCTGGTAGTCGGAGACAGGTCGGGTAAGGTTTCTATCGTAAAACTAACCAGGGAGATCACAATTACAGCCTGGATGAACAGATCGAAAGTCTTACCTGCTTTCGTATCTGAATCTTCAACGACCTGTTTCAACGTTGGCATCGCACCCTCCACCTGACCTGTTAGCTGATTAACTGTACAACAGATCTGAGGATACTCTACCCGCGTTAAAAATCAAATCCGCTCAGTGGCAGTGTTCCGCACCGCCGGTCACTCCGGCGAGAGAGGAGGCGAGCTGGTCGGTGATCGACTGACAGAGATCGACGGATTCCATCAGGCCTTCCACGGTAATGACCTCGGGAACATCATCGGGGGCGAGTCCGAGGAAATTGAGCTCGGTCTGGCACTGGTCGAGCAGCTCGGTGATGGGCTGGACCTTGATGGTGATGATCAACTGATGCTTGATCAGTTCCCAGTAACGTTCGTCAGAGGAGCCATGCAGTTCACCCCCCTGTTCCTGGAGCACCTGTTTGAGCGCTGTCGCGTTGGCGACATCATAGGGCCGTTTCAGGAAAATGTGGCCCGTCGTAATGATCGACATGTCTGTTTTCTCCACCAGAAACATGAATCAATTGGTTTCAGGAGTGAGGGTTGTCAGCGGGCAGCTGTTTCCTTTCACTGCTTTAAGAGACAACCAGCTCTCAATCCTGACTAACAGTATACACTCGTGAAATACACGAAATCAAAAAAACTCCCGGAAAAAATCAGTGTTGTTAAGAAAATTGAAAATCCATGAATCAGGGCTTGAGATCGATGTCGAAGGTGTTCTCGCCTTCTTTGATCACGGTCTGCAGTTCGGTGGTCTGATCGCTCTGATATTTCTGCGGGACCTCTTTGAGGGCGTCCTTAAATTCCTGGTTGCCCGTTTCATCCGGGGGCGCATCTCCCAGTCCGGGGGAAGAAAGATAGACTTTGTAGTCACCGGCGGCGATCGGTTCGGCAATGCTGTAGGTGCCATCCTGCTTAAGATCGGCGTAGGCGCCTGCTCCTGCGGTTCCGGAAATGAAATTGACGCGTGCGCCGGAAAGCGGTTTACCCCCGAGGGTCACGGTGCCGCTGACGGTACCAGTGGGAACTTCCTCGACGCTGGATCCGCAGGCAGTCAGCAGCGCGGTCAGCATGAGGCAGAGAGTCAGTCGAGAGAGTTTGAGCATAGTGTTGTTTCTCCGGTTGTCACTTTATGGCAACAGCCGATGTCGTTTGGCACGTGCATCGGCTGTTGAGAATCTTTAGAAGTTCAGGTTATGGTGAATCGTCAGAGATTCAATTTAGAATTCGCCGAGTACCAGGTTGTCGTTACGCATACCCAGTCTGCGGAGGGTTTCGATGTCGATGTTATTCGAGAGGAACCGGACCGCACCATCACCGAGCAACGCGTGCACGCCGCCTACATGTTCGGAGGTCAGCGGGTTGTTGGGGGTGTAAGTCTGGTCTCCCCCTGTAGGTGCGGTGGAAGGGTTGGGGCTGTAACGGATGGTATTCACGCCGGTTCCCCAACTGGTCAGTCCAGTGTGTCCTGCCCAGCCGCCGTAGTAGTTGCTGCGATAATCTCGGTTGTTAACCAGGCCGGAATCTTCAGCGATGACCATGGTGTTCGAGGTTCCGTCTTTACAGTCACGCATGCGGGAGACTTTGCCGATCTGCATCATCCCGTTGTTACACCAGTAACCGCCGTAGGCAGCTCCACAACCGGAACTGTAGGGGGCTGCATTCAGGTAAGAACCACTGATGCCCACGTAGTCCATGGTCATGCCGGTTTCTTTTCCGAGAGCCGAGTTCGGGGATGTCGTACCGTTGTTGGAAACGGGACTGGTACCAGTGTAGAAGGCATCCGCGGTGCTGGACGGGCATTTGTAGATGGGGATGTAGAGATTATTCAGCACGGCGTTTTCGGTGTTATAGCCGGAGGCAGAGTTCCCACTGCCGGCTGCAAAGCCGTGTTGAGAGTAGGCCGCTGGAATGAGTTTGTTGTAGGCAGGTGCCTGATCGATGAAAGGCAGAATCGAAGATCGCCAGTTAGCGCGGTAGTAGGAAACCTGCGAGCCAATCGGAAACGTCTGATAGGAGTCATGGTAATTGTGCAGTGCCAGACCGATCTGCTTCAAGTTGTTTTTGCAGGTCGAGCGACGGGCTGCTTCACGTGCCTGCTGGACAGCGGGCAAGAGGAGGGCGATCAGAATCGCGATAATAGCGATGACCACCAGCAGTTCGATGAGGGTAAATCCCCGTGGTGTTTTGGATGACTTCAGCATCAATAGATAACTCCAGTTCCGGTGAAAGAAAAAAACGCGAGCCAGTTCAGAATCGATCGGAAAACTGTCGAATCTGTAAGTTAGTTTCTTAAAGAGATTTTTATATTCTTAACATATTAACCGGAGTCAGAATCGAAGAGCCAGCATAATTATCGTTATTTATTAAAATACCTAAACGAAAGGACGTACAGTGACAGCGGGAGGGATTCAGCTGCAGTTTATAAGAGTAGTGCGAGACTTCTTATCTGTATCTTATTGAATCACAGTTGGTTGTGACTCCGCAGCAATGTTTCAGAACTCTTGATAATGTGGAGCGAGTGCAGTTTGTCTGAATTGTGCAAGACGTGTATTTTTTGAAGTCTGTCCTGTTTTACTCCGAATAGGTCGAAGGAAACGGGTTTGCCTGACTGGCCGAGAATTGGATTCTGAAGTCTGTCAGGTGATCTGATTCAGACGAGCGTTAGCAGAATCGGTTTCCCGTTGGTGATAACCAGCGTGTGCTCGAACTGAGCCGAGAGACTGTGTTGCCTGCCTGCCAGTGTCCAGCCATCGTCGGTCTCTCTGGCAAAGCGGTTTGTTGTGGACAGGAACGGTTCAATGGTGATGACCATCCCTGCTTCCAACTTTCTTTTATCGCCGGGCACGTAATAGCCGGGGATCTCAGCAGGCTCTTCATGCAGGCCGAGTCCGATGCCGTGGCTGCAGAGATTTCTGATAATCTCGA
Protein-coding sequences here:
- a CDS encoding carboxypeptidase regulatory-like domain-containing protein; translated protein: MLKLSRLTLCLMLTALLTACGSSVEEVPTGTVSGTVTLGGKPLSGARVNFISGTAGAGAYADLKQDGTYSIAEPIAAGDYKVYLSSPGLGDAPPDETGNQEFKDALKEVPQKYQSDQTTELQTVIKEGENTFDIDLKP
- a CDS encoding ion transporter, which gives rise to MPTLKQVVEDSDTKAGKTFDLFIQAVIVISLVSFTIETLPDLSPTTRTFLRGIEIVSVIIFTVEYLARVLVASNRPAFILSFFGLIDLLAILPFYLGMGLDFRSLRAFRLLRLVRIFKLARYSAAARRFHRAFLIAKEELALFLFATLIIIYLAAVGIYHFENPAQPEAFSSVFHSLWWAVSTLTTVGYGDIYPITAGGKIFTFFILAAGLGIVSIPAGLVASALAKAREMED
- a CDS encoding CocE/NonD family hydrolase, producing MPASRPLRRSLAGMTLFVFALLISTLSALAAERGPYAVEVRKNVMVPMRDGVKLATDVYLPVEDGDVLDGKLPTILERRPYNKNGCKTSGMYYASHGYAFVAQDTRGRYASEGVWHMLTDDGRDGVDTAAWIGEQPWSNAEIGMIGTSYVGGTQHALAMEKAPELKTVIPVDAMSNLGYASMRNGGAFELRFWNWIYLNAGKGSRQSLDAGTAAVLKEMAENRMEYLHRLPLRKGMTPLKLASEYEDWLVAGMQHGANDDFWIQNNIIDYPEKYKDIPVYLVSGWYDSWSSNNTANFQVLSKTIKGPVYMIMGPWIHGQQGAYSHGQVTFGKAAAIADPLGWRKEWYDHWLKGKENSVGKAAPFETPVRIFVMGTGDGSKTVDGKLNHGGYWRNEQEWPLERTVYTRFHLQPAGGLATDAPEVQAAKTSLLFDPENPVPTIGGNISSGNDILVQGGWDQKGSEKIWNFTHPTPLSARDDVLVFQTEPLKEDLEVTGELAVKLWISSSAVDTDFTAKLVDVYPPSSDFPGGFDLNIGDGIIRTRFRDSLKEEKLMEPGEIYPVTIKLYPTSNVFKKGHRIRVDISSSNFPRFDVNPNTGEPLNDNRLKQTAINTVYHDAAHPSHILLPVIPKGD
- a CDS encoding DUF1559 domain-containing protein; translated protein: MKALLSNRRRGFTLIELLVVIAIIAILIALLLPAVQQAREAARRSTCKNNLKQIGLALHNYHDTFGTFPPATIRRQGATTEWETSMISWQARILASMDQAPLYNQIDWSIEPGRTGTNATAMNNELPAYRCPSDPGNRGTTGQSGYGPTNYVTCTADSGGYAAGGSTYQNNGRSVMFLNSKTQIRDIEDGTSNTMMVSECEVGSAFANVNATSGTVCTGSATTKTRGYSWFYAQSMPAWSYTTLVGPNTDLLECAQSTGGSALLGARSKHVGGVHTLFCDGRVQFISENINLGTWQNLGHKSDGNIIGEY
- a CDS encoding RNA ligase family protein, with amino-acid sequence MPRIKLAYPKIPDSRAAPLEKCIAFEKYDGTNLHWVWEPELGWYAFGTRRNRFDLDDRGIAAFTEDHPELAQAPALFLDQFAAPLQSTLLARPDFASREVTDFTEFLGPRSFAGRHNADDDKQLILFDVAIENQLLGPAQFLEDFGHLPVARVVYRGRFTGQFTSDVRAGKYAVAEGVICKGGTGPNLWMAKIKTDAYLARLKAAFADNWEQYWE
- a CDS encoding DUF1559 domain-containing protein: MLKSSKTPRGFTLIELLVVIAIIAILIALLLPAVQQAREAARRSTCKNNLKQIGLALHNYHDSYQTFPIGSQVSYYRANWRSSILPFIDQAPAYNKLIPAAYSQHGFAAGSGNSASGYNTENAVLNNLYIPIYKCPSSTADAFYTGTSPVSNNGTTSPNSALGKETGMTMDYVGISGSYLNAAPYSSGCGAAYGGYWCNNGMMQIGKVSRMRDCKDGTSNTMVIAEDSGLVNNRDYRSNYYGGWAGHTGLTSWGTGVNTIRYSPNPSTAPTGGDQTYTPNNPLTSEHVGGVHALLGDGAVRFLSNNIDIETLRRLGMRNDNLVLGEF